From one Synechocystis sp. PCC 6803 substr. PCC-P genomic stretch:
- a CDS encoding S1 RNA-binding domain-containing protein, with product MPSSSNSAAFSLDEFAKALDKHDYHAEKGQTVHGKICQHANEGVYVDFGGKSPGFVPVQELGLRPHAEIEDSFPLDSAWDFLVTSEQNDEGQVRLSRRQLQIQQSWENLAELEESGKTLEMVVTGTNKGGVVGDVEGLRGFIPRSHLMHKDNMDALVGQVLKAHILEANQDNNKLVLTQRRIQQAESMGKIAAGNIYEGKVAKIQPYGVFVEIEGVTGLLHVSQVSGTRVDSLNTLFAFGQAISVYVQEIDEYKNRISLSTRILETYPGELVEKFDEMMADAPNRLPLVQSKQNLGDKQEQLEKS from the coding sequence ATGCCTTCTTCCTCCAACAGTGCAGCCTTTTCCCTCGATGAATTTGCCAAAGCCCTTGACAAACACGACTACCATGCGGAGAAAGGTCAAACCGTCCATGGCAAAATCTGTCAGCACGCTAACGAGGGAGTCTATGTGGATTTTGGCGGTAAATCCCCTGGCTTTGTCCCTGTACAGGAATTAGGTCTACGGCCCCACGCAGAAATTGAGGATAGTTTTCCCCTAGATAGTGCCTGGGATTTCCTCGTCACCAGTGAACAAAATGACGAAGGGCAGGTAAGGCTTTCTCGACGTCAGTTGCAAATCCAGCAATCTTGGGAAAATTTGGCAGAGTTGGAGGAGAGTGGCAAAACCCTCGAAATGGTCGTCACCGGTACCAACAAAGGAGGCGTGGTGGGCGATGTGGAAGGATTGCGGGGTTTCATTCCCCGATCGCACCTTATGCACAAGGACAATATGGACGCTTTGGTGGGGCAAGTGCTCAAAGCCCATATCCTCGAGGCCAACCAGGATAACAATAAATTGGTGTTGACCCAGCGTCGCATCCAACAGGCCGAATCCATGGGCAAAATTGCGGCGGGCAATATCTACGAAGGCAAAGTGGCTAAAATTCAGCCCTATGGCGTGTTTGTGGAAATTGAAGGGGTAACGGGTTTACTCCATGTCAGCCAGGTGAGCGGCACCAGGGTTGATTCCCTCAATACCCTGTTCGCCTTTGGCCAAGCCATCAGTGTCTACGTCCAAGAAATTGACGAGTATAAAAATCGCATTTCCCTTTCCACCCGTATTTTGGAAACCTATCCTGGGGAATTGGTGGAAAAATTTGACGAAATGATGGCCGATGCTCCCAATCGCTTACCTCTGGTACAATCGAAGCAAAATTTGGGCGATAAACAGGAGCAACTGGAAAAAAGTTAA
- a CDS encoding ATP-binding cassette domain-containing protein produces MTSLIKLIGVSTTEITGATVLLNNISLHIDHGEIIGLQGRSGAGKTTLLRLFNRLQEASQGSIFYDGKALTKYPIQQLRQEIVLVPQEPKLLGMTVEESLIYPLELQKVSKTECQRRRIRACDIWEIPSDWLDRNELQLSVGQRQLVTIVRATMLSPRILLLDEPTAALDPALAQRVLTQLKLINQENGTTMVMVNHTPEYLENFCQRIFTLCQGELEQETTLKNS; encoded by the coding sequence ATGACTTCTTTGATTAAATTAATCGGGGTTAGCACCACTGAAATAACTGGCGCCACTGTTTTACTTAATAATATTTCTCTCCACATTGACCATGGGGAAATTATTGGTCTCCAAGGGCGATCGGGGGCTGGAAAAACCACTTTACTAAGGCTATTCAATCGGCTCCAAGAGGCAAGCCAGGGCAGTATTTTTTATGATGGAAAAGCTTTAACTAAATATCCGATTCAGCAACTGCGCCAAGAAATAGTTTTAGTGCCCCAGGAGCCAAAACTTTTGGGTATGACAGTGGAAGAAAGCTTAATTTATCCTCTAGAATTACAAAAAGTTAGCAAAACAGAATGTCAAAGGCGAAGGATTCGGGCCTGTGATATTTGGGAAATTCCCAGTGATTGGTTAGATCGCAATGAGTTACAGCTTTCTGTGGGGCAAAGACAGTTGGTTACCATCGTACGGGCCACCATGTTAAGTCCTCGCATTCTTCTGTTAGATGAACCTACTGCTGCTCTTGATCCGGCGTTAGCCCAAAGGGTTTTAACACAACTAAAATTAATCAACCAAGAAAATGGTACCACTATGGTTATGGTTAACCATACGCCGGAATATTTAGAAAATTTTTGTCAACGTATTTTCACCCTCTGCCAAGGAGAATTAGAGCAAGAAACTACTCTAAAAAATAGTTAA
- a CDS encoding aromatic ring-hydroxylating dioxygenase subunit alpha: MSALSSHSQVLSMLRTTPINFNHWYVVAQAGELGQGPLGIVLWEKAIAIYRDQDGQVRAVEDRCPHRQVKLSEGKVLGNNLECAYHGWQFDAQGHCAKIPYFSEDQKLPPCRLRTYPVQEKDGFIWLYPGDLDHLASHGPEPLAIPEWHHLNHIGSFAAFDCPGHFSYLIENLMDMYHGHLHDNYQAWASASLREIETNGDQVVVDYNAQSYYKIDKIWSISQLFFPTLRRLHPENLRVSYIYPHWSSTLGADFKIYCLFCPISANKTKAYLVHFTSLEAFPKLHKLPVAFRSFLKNWLSGTARPLLEGLIDQDIRMISQEQAAFEQNPDRQNVEVNPALAKVQQLIRQQALASENA, from the coding sequence ATGAGCGCTCTTTCTTCCCATAGTCAAGTATTGTCTATGCTGCGTACTACCCCAATCAATTTCAACCATTGGTATGTGGTGGCCCAAGCAGGGGAATTAGGTCAGGGACCACTGGGAATTGTTCTTTGGGAAAAGGCGATCGCCATTTATCGGGACCAGGATGGCCAGGTGCGGGCGGTGGAGGATCGTTGTCCCCATCGTCAAGTGAAGTTGAGTGAAGGGAAGGTGTTGGGCAATAATTTAGAATGTGCTTACCATGGTTGGCAGTTTGATGCCCAGGGCCACTGTGCAAAGATCCCCTATTTTAGCGAGGATCAAAAACTTCCTCCCTGCCGTTTGCGCACCTATCCTGTGCAGGAAAAAGATGGGTTTATTTGGCTTTATCCAGGGGATCTAGACCATCTTGCCAGCCACGGACCAGAGCCCTTGGCGATACCAGAATGGCACCATTTAAACCACATTGGTAGTTTCGCCGCCTTTGATTGCCCGGGTCATTTTTCCTACCTGATTGAAAATTTAATGGATATGTACCATGGGCATTTACACGATAATTACCAGGCTTGGGCCTCTGCTTCTCTCCGGGAAATTGAAACCAATGGCGATCAGGTGGTGGTGGACTACAATGCCCAAAGTTATTACAAAATTGATAAAATCTGGTCCATTTCCCAACTGTTTTTCCCTACCCTAAGACGATTGCATCCAGAAAATTTGCGGGTGAGTTACATCTATCCCCATTGGTCCTCTACGTTGGGAGCAGACTTTAAAATTTACTGCCTATTTTGTCCCATTTCTGCCAACAAAACCAAGGCCTATTTAGTCCACTTTACTTCCCTAGAAGCTTTTCCCAAACTACATAAACTACCCGTTGCCTTTAGGAGTTTTTTAAAAAATTGGCTATCGGGAACAGCCCGGCCCTTACTAGAAGGTTTGATTGACCAGGATATTCGCATGATTTCCCAAGAGCAAGCCGCTTTTGAGCAGAACCCAGATCGCCAAAATGTGGAAGTTAACCCAGCCCTAGCTAAGGTCCAACAATTAATTCGTCAACAGGCCTTGGCCTCGGAGAATGCATGA
- a CDS encoding LCP family protein, with amino-acid sequence MAKNSNKRGGDSHNGKKSPRKGKFQGGKWLLTGFALTAIALVSAGAGSLLAMYSTPLGQSELTPEQAAVFGQEKAVSYKNLNIPQLSRPINVLLLGTKVLTSEEPDPSQPNPGYHALVNSVEGLTDTMVLIRLDPKEKSLVVLSIPRDTRVEIPGYSGARKINQANALGGPALAAMTVTDLLGDVPIDRYIRVNVQAVEKLIDALGGVDVYVPRDMKYQDDSQRLYINLKEGQQRLDGEKALQMLRFRYDALGDIGRIQRQQIVMRAVVEQALKPQTILRIPDIVKILQSNIDTNLNMEELVAIAGFSAQIPREDVKMLMLPGDFNGTGRTSISYWLPHQPKIQAMTEEYFGAMATNSWLWDMDEDLTALDPYGLRIAIQDSTDRPQAVKALVKELETAGYSRINVVSAFSPPLQTTRVIAQQGDHLGARQVRNSIGLGEVLVDSNGYLISDVTIQIGADWP; translated from the coding sequence ATGGCTAAAAATTCTAATAAACGGGGTGGGGATAGTCATAATGGCAAAAAATCCCCCCGAAAGGGGAAATTCCAGGGCGGTAAGTGGTTATTAACGGGTTTTGCTCTAACGGCGATCGCCTTAGTGTCGGCGGGGGCAGGATCTTTGTTGGCCATGTATTCGACTCCCCTGGGCCAGAGCGAACTTACACCGGAGCAGGCAGCGGTATTTGGCCAGGAAAAGGCCGTTTCCTACAAGAACCTCAATATCCCCCAACTCAGCCGCCCCATTAACGTGTTGCTGCTGGGTACCAAGGTATTAACCTCCGAAGAACCGGACCCCAGTCAGCCCAATCCCGGCTACCATGCGTTAGTCAATTCGGTGGAGGGCCTCACCGATACGATGGTATTGATTCGCCTTGACCCGAAGGAAAAATCCTTGGTGGTGCTATCCATTCCCCGGGACACTAGGGTGGAAATTCCCGGCTACAGCGGTGCCAGAAAAATTAACCAGGCCAATGCGTTGGGGGGCCCGGCTTTGGCCGCCATGACGGTGACTGATTTACTTGGGGATGTGCCCATTGACCGTTATATTCGGGTGAATGTACAGGCGGTGGAAAAACTTATTGATGCCTTAGGGGGGGTAGATGTATATGTGCCCCGGGATATGAAATATCAGGATGATAGCCAGCGTTTGTACATTAATCTCAAGGAAGGGCAACAGCGGCTAGACGGGGAAAAGGCTCTACAAATGTTGCGGTTTCGCTACGATGCTCTGGGGGATATTGGCCGGATTCAAAGACAGCAAATAGTAATGCGGGCGGTGGTGGAACAGGCCCTCAAACCCCAAACGATTCTACGGATACCGGACATCGTCAAAATTCTCCAGTCCAACATTGACACAAACTTGAATATGGAGGAGTTAGTGGCGATCGCCGGTTTTTCGGCACAAATTCCTAGGGAAGACGTCAAAATGTTGATGTTGCCGGGGGATTTTAATGGCACTGGCCGCACTAGTATTAGCTACTGGCTACCCCACCAGCCAAAAATTCAAGCGATGACCGAGGAATATTTTGGGGCCATGGCCACCAATTCTTGGTTGTGGGATATGGATGAAGACTTAACTGCCCTCGACCCCTATGGTCTCCGCATTGCCATCCAAGATAGTACTGATCGCCCCCAGGCAGTGAAAGCTTTGGTCAAAGAGTTGGAGACTGCCGGTTATAGCCGCATCAACGTAGTCAGTGCCTTTTCCCCGCCCTTACAAACCACCAGGGTAATTGCTCAACAAGGCGATCATTTGGGGGCCAGGCAAGTACGCAATAGTATTGGTCTGGGGGAAGTTTTAGTGGATAGCAATGGTTATCTGATTTCCGACGTTACCATTCAAATCGGGGCTGACTGGCCATAG
- a CDS encoding ATP-binding protein, producing the protein MVSIIKSVRRSLLLKFVLSYFCLSSVVVASIFLVANYRAVKGIESQTFNRLNISNNLKEYQLEQWMEGQKDTLFLLSDINSIQANTELLKNTSVSDPQYKIIQKRLIEELREIDLFLPHIEAINILNTGGIVVASNNLDEIGVYKGIGNQTTYFANINSNFKTVPNFYFSKVYNRPSMTFATNIKHDITRERLGYLSIDINLNAVDDLIRKRTGLGDTGETFLVGEINNQVSFIASDENKKLTANGSKPNFNSLGINSVMAGNSGQGSYVNYAGTPVLGVYQWIEKYNLALITEISEVEALELARRFTRMLVLVGLVSTALLLIAVYLLSIKITKPILLITKAAIDISSGDREARAPVLGEDELGILAKSFNLMTNELRESNSSLEKKNQELELAQKQLAVANSCLEEKVQQRTEELENTVKALELASSEAEAANATKSIFLANMSHELRTPLNAIIGYSEMLIEEAEDLDSEELVPDLDKILRSGKSLLALINDLLDISKIEAGKMELYLETFNLKELIAGILDTISPLLKNNNNKLEVEISLESEEVYGDLIKLRQGILNLLSNASKFTKDGIISFIVEEFKVDEKDWLSFQVKDTGIGLTEEQMSKLFQPFTQADSSTTRKYGGTGLGLAITRKFCQMMGGDIYLTSEIGVGSSFTIKLPKYAQLNSAKND; encoded by the coding sequence ATGGTCTCAATTATTAAGTCGGTGCGAAGAAGTTTACTGCTTAAATTTGTACTTTCCTATTTTTGTCTTTCCAGCGTGGTAGTGGCGTCAATTTTCTTAGTTGCTAACTACAGGGCAGTTAAGGGCATAGAAAGCCAAACCTTTAATCGTCTAAATATTTCTAATAACCTCAAAGAATATCAATTAGAGCAATGGATGGAGGGACAAAAAGATACATTATTTTTACTCAGTGATATTAACAGTATTCAGGCAAATACTGAATTGCTAAAAAACACTAGCGTTAGTGACCCTCAATATAAAATAATTCAGAAGAGATTAATTGAAGAGTTGCGAGAGATTGATCTGTTTCTGCCTCATATTGAAGCCATTAATATTCTCAACACCGGTGGTATTGTGGTGGCTTCTAATAACTTGGATGAAATCGGCGTCTATAAAGGCATTGGCAACCAGACCACTTATTTTGCCAATATTAATTCCAATTTTAAAACAGTGCCAAATTTCTATTTCTCTAAGGTTTATAATCGTCCTAGTATGACCTTTGCCACTAACATAAAGCATGATATAACTCGGGAAAGACTAGGTTATTTGAGTATAGATATTAATTTGAATGCCGTTGATGATTTAATTCGCAAACGTACTGGATTAGGAGACACGGGAGAAACGTTTTTGGTAGGAGAAATAAATAATCAAGTTTCGTTTATTGCGTCGGATGAAAACAAAAAATTGACGGCCAATGGTTCCAAACCAAATTTTAATAGCTTGGGAATCAATTCAGTAATGGCTGGCAATAGTGGCCAGGGTAGCTATGTTAATTATGCTGGCACACCAGTGTTGGGGGTGTACCAGTGGATAGAAAAATATAATTTAGCTTTAATTACTGAAATTAGTGAGGTAGAAGCCCTGGAATTGGCTAGGCGATTTACCCGCATGTTAGTGTTAGTGGGATTGGTGAGCACAGCTTTGCTTTTAATTGCGGTTTATCTATTATCCATCAAAATAACTAAACCAATTTTGCTTATTACTAAAGCCGCCATTGATATATCTTCCGGCGATCGGGAGGCTAGGGCTCCAGTGCTAGGAGAAGATGAACTGGGTATTCTAGCCAAATCTTTTAATTTGATGACCAACGAGTTGCGGGAATCCAATTCTAGTTTAGAGAAAAAAAATCAGGAATTGGAGCTAGCCCAAAAACAATTAGCAGTTGCTAATTCTTGTTTAGAGGAAAAGGTTCAACAAAGAACTGAGGAGTTAGAAAATACAGTCAAGGCGTTGGAATTAGCCAGTTCCGAAGCCGAAGCTGCCAATGCTACGAAAAGTATTTTTCTTGCTAATATGAGCCACGAATTGAGAACTCCCCTGAATGCCATCATTGGTTATAGTGAAATGTTAATTGAAGAAGCTGAAGACTTAGATTCAGAAGAATTGGTGCCAGACTTGGACAAAATTTTGCGTTCTGGTAAGTCATTGTTGGCTTTAATTAATGATTTACTAGATATCTCCAAGATTGAAGCAGGAAAAATGGAACTCTATTTGGAGACATTTAACCTCAAGGAATTGATCGCAGGCATTCTTGATACTATCAGTCCCTTGCTTAAAAACAATAACAATAAATTAGAGGTGGAAATTTCCCTGGAATCTGAAGAAGTCTATGGGGATTTAATTAAGCTACGGCAGGGGATACTAAATCTGCTTAGTAATGCCAGTAAATTTACCAAGGATGGGATTATTAGTTTTATCGTTGAGGAGTTCAAAGTTGACGAAAAAGACTGGCTTTCATTTCAGGTAAAAGATACGGGAATTGGTCTGACTGAAGAACAAATGTCGAAATTATTTCAACCTTTTACCCAGGCAGATTCCTCCACGACCCGTAAATATGGTGGCACTGGCTTAGGTTTAGCTATTACCCGAAAATTTTGTCAGATGATGGGGGGGGATATCTATCTAACTAGTGAAATAGGAGTGGGCTCTAGCTTTACTATTAAACTACCTAAATACGCTCAATTAAATTCTGCTAAAAATGATTAA
- a CDS encoding SpoIIE family protein phosphatase, with protein MMNPSINSVDIESATAFIRHELRTPINAIVGYGEMVQEELAEANSPLTEEIDTLLVEAQKLLEIINLFVKHSDGEDKSDFQKLFSTIPHSTNFSITNIILNCDSLLEAEECTNELELTEDIRKIKLAALRLQGLVNNIESIFTNFLESLNPGNGTGLSPDFIFPSSSNTNEISLGNIKTNGVDSRELLKGKILVVDDNPSNLDLFFQHLTRKGHAVTTCLSAKDVLGLLQSQNYDLILLDLLMPETNGDQFLEYLKTSVEFQHIPVIIVSALDEFESIIRCIEMGAEDFLPKPFDPVLLKARIGSSLEKKRLRDQEKLYTQQVEGLSEMMAKELEKGRQMQKNFLPAHLLTRSGWEFSAYFSPAQQLAGDFYDLFELPGDRLGIVVADVCDKGVGAALFMGLFRSLIRIFSGQAALDGLINPSFNLPSGQGLLDVNLDNLLNNINFEPLESIKLINNYVAINHGEASMFATIFFGILEPSSGKLSYINGGHEPVFIVDSNHQLKTKLTSTGPAVGMLPDLQFKTAEIILQPGDLLLSYTDGVTEAKSPTGNFFGKEKLLNALGSSFNSVDQLMLNIKESLEEHMGEAQQFDDITLLAIKFQTT; from the coding sequence ATGATGAATCCTTCTATTAATTCAGTTGATATAGAAAGTGCCACCGCTTTCATTCGTCACGAGCTCAGAACTCCCATTAATGCGATTGTCGGCTATGGGGAAATGGTTCAAGAAGAGTTAGCAGAAGCCAATTCTCCCCTTACAGAAGAAATAGATACATTACTGGTGGAAGCACAGAAGTTACTTGAAATTATCAACCTATTTGTTAAGCATTCTGACGGAGAGGATAAGTCGGATTTTCAGAAGCTTTTTTCCACCATTCCTCACAGCACTAATTTTTCCATTACTAACATCATTCTTAACTGCGATAGTTTGCTCGAAGCAGAGGAATGCACCAATGAACTTGAACTTACTGAAGATATAAGAAAAATAAAATTAGCGGCCTTACGCTTGCAGGGCTTAGTCAATAATATTGAATCAATTTTTACCAATTTTTTAGAATCATTAAATCCCGGCAATGGAACCGGTCTATCCCCTGATTTCATCTTTCCATCTTCCTCAAATACCAATGAAATTTCCCTAGGCAATATCAAAACTAATGGTGTTGACTCCAGGGAACTGTTAAAAGGCAAAATTCTGGTGGTAGACGATAATCCCAGCAATTTAGATTTATTTTTTCAACACTTAACCCGCAAAGGCCATGCAGTCACCACTTGTTTAAGTGCGAAGGACGTGTTAGGTCTTCTCCAAAGTCAAAATTACGATCTAATTTTGCTGGATCTACTCATGCCAGAAACTAATGGAGACCAGTTTTTAGAATATTTAAAAACCAGTGTAGAATTCCAGCATATTCCGGTCATTATTGTTTCAGCTTTAGATGAATTTGAGAGTATTATTCGTTGTATTGAGATGGGGGCGGAAGATTTTTTGCCCAAACCCTTCGACCCAGTATTACTCAAGGCTCGCATCGGTTCTTCCTTAGAAAAAAAGCGTTTACGGGATCAAGAAAAGTTATATACCCAACAGGTGGAAGGCCTCTCAGAAATGATGGCTAAGGAGCTAGAAAAAGGTAGACAAATGCAAAAGAATTTTTTGCCAGCCCATTTATTAACCAGGAGCGGGTGGGAATTTTCTGCCTACTTTAGTCCGGCCCAACAACTGGCTGGAGATTTTTATGACTTATTTGAGCTTCCTGGCGATCGCCTGGGAATAGTGGTGGCGGACGTTTGTGACAAAGGGGTAGGGGCCGCATTATTTATGGGATTATTCCGCAGTTTAATTCGCATTTTTTCCGGGCAAGCGGCCCTGGATGGTTTAATCAATCCTTCTTTTAATTTGCCTAGCGGTCAGGGTCTACTAGATGTCAACCTAGACAATTTGCTCAATAACATTAATTTTGAACCATTGGAGTCTATTAAATTAATCAATAATTACGTCGCTATTAACCATGGCGAAGCTAGTATGTTTGCCACAATTTTCTTTGGCATTCTAGAACCTAGCAGTGGTAAATTGTCCTATATTAATGGCGGTCACGAACCGGTTTTTATTGTCGATAGTAACCACCAGTTGAAAACCAAGTTAACCTCCACAGGACCAGCGGTGGGAATGCTGCCTGATCTGCAGTTTAAAACGGCAGAAATTATTCTACAGCCAGGAGACTTACTACTGTCCTACACCGATGGCGTAACGGAAGCAAAATCACCCACTGGTAACTTTTTTGGCAAGGAAAAATTATTAAACGCCCTAGGCAGTTCGTTTAACTCAGTTGATCAATTAATGCTTAATATCAAGGAGTCCCTGGAGGAACATATGGGGGAAGCTCAACAGTTTGATGACATTACTTTGCTAGCGATTAAATTTCAAACAACTTAA
- a CDS encoding response regulator: MESMAKVLLVEDNEMNRDMLSRRLIRKGYEVVIAVDGEQAVTMAISESPQLILMDMSLPIIDGWTATKQIKGHPDGAHIPIIALTAHAMASDRERAIAAGCDDYDTKPIEIKRLLQKMEALIN; this comes from the coding sequence ATGGAATCTATGGCTAAGGTTCTCCTAGTTGAAGACAATGAAATGAATCGCGACATGCTATCCCGTCGCTTGATCCGCAAAGGATACGAGGTGGTGATAGCCGTTGACGGTGAACAGGCTGTGACCATGGCTATCTCGGAGTCTCCCCAGCTTATTCTAATGGACATGAGTCTGCCGATCATTGATGGCTGGACTGCCACTAAGCAAATTAAAGGTCATCCCGATGGAGCTCACATTCCCATCATTGCCCTGACCGCCCATGCCATGGCCAGTGACCGAGAAAGGGCGATCGCCGCCGGTTGTGACGACTACGATACCAAGCCGATTGAAATCAAGCGTCTGTTACAAAAAATGGAGGCATTGATTAATTGA